A single genomic interval of Symphalangus syndactylus isolate Jambi chromosome 18, NHGRI_mSymSyn1-v2.1_pri, whole genome shotgun sequence harbors:
- the CRELD2 gene encoding protein disulfide isomerase CRELD2 isoform X1: MRLPRRAALGLLPLLLLLPPAPEAAKKPTPCHRCRGLVDKFNQGMVDTAKKNFGGGNTAWEEKTLSKYESSEIRLLEILEGLCDSSDFECNQMLEAQEEHLEAWWLQLKSEYPDLFEWFCVKTLKVCCSPGTYGPDCLACQGGSQRPCSGNGHCSGDGSRQGDGSCQCHVGYQGPLCTDCMDGYFSSLRNETHSICTVRTGFSDSYPPCCLSFGCWRGMGHAWIRGRNTHTQPGYSSRLQIAAFSPACDESCKTCSGLTNRDCGECEVGWVLDEGACVDVDECAAETPPCSAVQFCKNANGSYTCEECDSSCVGCTGEGPGNCKECIPGYAREHGQCADVDECSLAEKACVRKNENCYNTPGSYVCVCPDGFEETEDACVPPAEAEATERESPTQLPSREDL; encoded by the exons ATGCGCCTGCCGCGCCGGGCCGCGCTGGGGCTCCTGccgcttctgctgctgctgccgcccgCGCCGGAGGCCGCCAAGAAGCCGACGCCCTGCCACCGTTGCCGGGGGCTGGTGGACAAGTTTAACCAG GGGATGGTGGACACCGCAAAGAAGAACTTTGGCGGCGGGAACACGGCTTGGGAGGAAAAGACGCTGTCCAAGTACGAGTCCAG CGAGATTCGCCTGCTGGAGATCCTGGAAGGGCTGTGTGACAGCAGCGACTTCGAATGCAACCAGATGCTAGAGGCGCAGGAGGAGCACCTGGAGGCCTGGTGGCTGCAGCT GAAGAGCGAATATCCTGACTTATTCGAGTGGTTTTGTGTGAAGACACTGAAAGTGTGCTGCTCTCCAGGAACCTACGGTCCCGACTGTCTCG CATGCCAGGGCGGATCCCAGAGGCCCTGCAGCGGGAATGGCCACTGCAGCGGAGATGGGAGCAGACAGGGCGACGGGTCCTGCCAGTGCCACGTGGGGTACCAGGGCCCGCTGTGCACCGACTGCATGGACGGCTACTTCAGCTCTCTCCGGAACGAGACCCACAGCATCTGCACAG TCAGGACTGGCTTCTCCGATTCTTACCCCCCTTGCTGTCTGTCTTTCGGATGTTGGCGTGGCATGGGCCACGCGTGGATCCGTGGCCGGAACACGCACACCCAGCCAGGCTACAGCTCCAGATTACAGATAGCTGCCTTCTCTCCAG CCTGTGACGAGTCCTGCAAGACATGCTCGGGCCTGACCAACAGAGACTGCGGCGAGTGCGAAGTGGGCTGGGTGCTGGACGAGGGCGCCTGTGTGG ATGTGGACGAGTGTGCGGCCGAGACGCCTCCCTGCAGCGCCGTGCAGTTCTGTAAGAACGCCAACGGCTCCTACACGTGCGAAG AGTGTGACTCCAGCTGTGTGGGCTGCACAGGGGAAGGCCCAGGAAACTGTAAGGAGTGTATCCCTGGCTACGCGAGGGAGCACGGACAGTGTGCAG atgttGATGAGTGCTCACTAGCAGAAAAAGCCTGTGTGAGGAAAAACGAAAACTGCTACAATACTCCAGGGAGCTACGTCTGCGTGTGTCCTGACGGCTTCGAAGAAACGGAAGATGCCTGTGTGCCGCCGGCAGAGGCTG AAGCCACAGAAAGAGAAAGTCCGACACAGCTGCCCTCCCGCGAAGACCTGTAA
- the CRELD2 gene encoding protein disulfide isomerase CRELD2 isoform X2, producing the protein MRLPRRAALGLLPLLLLLPPAPEAAKKPTPCHRCRGLVDKFNQGMVDTAKKNFGGGNTAWEEKTLSKYESSEIRLLEILEGLCDSSDFECNQMLEAQEEHLEAWWLQLKSEYPDLFEWFCVKTLKVCCSPGTYGPDCLACQGGSQRPCSGNGHCSGDGSRQGDGSCQCHVGYQGPLCTDCMDGYFSSLRNETHSICTACDESCKTCSGLTNRDCGECEVGWVLDEGACVDVDECAAETPPCSAVQFCKNANGSYTCEECDSSCVGCTGEGPGNCKECIPGYAREHGQCADVDECSLAEKACVRKNENCYNTPGSYVCVCPDGFEETEDACVPPAEAGEWHGSLHTACPPLRGGACT; encoded by the exons ATGCGCCTGCCGCGCCGGGCCGCGCTGGGGCTCCTGccgcttctgctgctgctgccgcccgCGCCGGAGGCCGCCAAGAAGCCGACGCCCTGCCACCGTTGCCGGGGGCTGGTGGACAAGTTTAACCAG GGGATGGTGGACACCGCAAAGAAGAACTTTGGCGGCGGGAACACGGCTTGGGAGGAAAAGACGCTGTCCAAGTACGAGTCCAG CGAGATTCGCCTGCTGGAGATCCTGGAAGGGCTGTGTGACAGCAGCGACTTCGAATGCAACCAGATGCTAGAGGCGCAGGAGGAGCACCTGGAGGCCTGGTGGCTGCAGCT GAAGAGCGAATATCCTGACTTATTCGAGTGGTTTTGTGTGAAGACACTGAAAGTGTGCTGCTCTCCAGGAACCTACGGTCCCGACTGTCTCG CATGCCAGGGCGGATCCCAGAGGCCCTGCAGCGGGAATGGCCACTGCAGCGGAGATGGGAGCAGACAGGGCGACGGGTCCTGCCAGTGCCACGTGGGGTACCAGGGCCCGCTGTGCACCGACTGCATGGACGGCTACTTCAGCTCTCTCCGGAACGAGACCCACAGCATCTGCACAG CCTGTGACGAGTCCTGCAAGACATGCTCGGGCCTGACCAACAGAGACTGCGGCGAGTGCGAAGTGGGCTGGGTGCTGGACGAGGGCGCCTGTGTGG ATGTGGACGAGTGTGCGGCCGAGACGCCTCCCTGCAGCGCCGTGCAGTTCTGTAAGAACGCCAACGGCTCCTACACGTGCGAAG AGTGTGACTCCAGCTGTGTGGGCTGCACAGGGGAAGGCCCAGGAAACTGTAAGGAGTGTATCCCTGGCTACGCGAGGGAGCACGGACAGTGTGCAG atgttGATGAGTGCTCACTAGCAGAAAAAGCCTGTGTGAGGAAAAACGAAAACTGCTACAATACTCCAGGGAGCTACGTCTGCGTGTGTCCTGACGGCTTCGAAGAAACGGAAGATGCCTGTGTGCCGCCGGCAGAGGCTGGTGAGTGGCACGGCTCCCTCCACACAGCCTGCCCTCCCCTGCGCGGCGGGGCTTGCACATAG
- the CRELD2 gene encoding protein disulfide isomerase CRELD2 isoform X6 produces MRLPRRAALGLLPLLLLLPPAPEAAKKPTPCHRCRGLVDKFNQGMVDTAKKNFGGGNTAWEEKTLSKYESSEIRLLEILEGLCDSSDFECNQMLEAQEEHLEAWWLQLKSEYPDLFEWFCVKTLKVCCSPGTYGPDCLACQGGSQRPCSGNGHCSGDGSRQGDGSCQCHVGYQGPLCTDCMDGYFSSLRNETHSICTACDESCKTCSGLTNRDCGECEVGWVLDEGACVDVDECAAETPPCSAVQFCKNANGSYTCEDVDECSLAEKACVRKNENCYNTPGSYVCVCPDGFEETEDACVPPAEAEATERESPTQLPSREDL; encoded by the exons ATGCGCCTGCCGCGCCGGGCCGCGCTGGGGCTCCTGccgcttctgctgctgctgccgcccgCGCCGGAGGCCGCCAAGAAGCCGACGCCCTGCCACCGTTGCCGGGGGCTGGTGGACAAGTTTAACCAG GGGATGGTGGACACCGCAAAGAAGAACTTTGGCGGCGGGAACACGGCTTGGGAGGAAAAGACGCTGTCCAAGTACGAGTCCAG CGAGATTCGCCTGCTGGAGATCCTGGAAGGGCTGTGTGACAGCAGCGACTTCGAATGCAACCAGATGCTAGAGGCGCAGGAGGAGCACCTGGAGGCCTGGTGGCTGCAGCT GAAGAGCGAATATCCTGACTTATTCGAGTGGTTTTGTGTGAAGACACTGAAAGTGTGCTGCTCTCCAGGAACCTACGGTCCCGACTGTCTCG CATGCCAGGGCGGATCCCAGAGGCCCTGCAGCGGGAATGGCCACTGCAGCGGAGATGGGAGCAGACAGGGCGACGGGTCCTGCCAGTGCCACGTGGGGTACCAGGGCCCGCTGTGCACCGACTGCATGGACGGCTACTTCAGCTCTCTCCGGAACGAGACCCACAGCATCTGCACAG CCTGTGACGAGTCCTGCAAGACATGCTCGGGCCTGACCAACAGAGACTGCGGCGAGTGCGAAGTGGGCTGGGTGCTGGACGAGGGCGCCTGTGTGG ATGTGGACGAGTGTGCGGCCGAGACGCCTCCCTGCAGCGCCGTGCAGTTCTGTAAGAACGCCAACGGCTCCTACACGTGCGAAG atgttGATGAGTGCTCACTAGCAGAAAAAGCCTGTGTGAGGAAAAACGAAAACTGCTACAATACTCCAGGGAGCTACGTCTGCGTGTGTCCTGACGGCTTCGAAGAAACGGAAGATGCCTGTGTGCCGCCGGCAGAGGCTG AAGCCACAGAAAGAGAAAGTCCGACACAGCTGCCCTCCCGCGAAGACCTGTAA
- the CRELD2 gene encoding protein disulfide isomerase CRELD2 isoform X5: MRLPRRAALGLLPLLLLLPPAPEAAKKPTPCHRCRGLVDKFNQGMVDTAKKNFGGGNTAWEEKTLSKYESSEIRLLEILEGLCDSSDFECNQMLEAQEEHLEAWWLQLKSEYPDLFEWFCVKTLKVCCSPGTYGPDCLACQGGSQRPCSGNGHCSGDGSRQGDGSCQCHVGYQGPLCTDCMDGYFSSLRNETHSICTACDESCKTCSGLTNRDCGECEVGWVLDEGACVECDSSCVGCTGEGPGNCKECIPGYAREHGQCADVDECSLAEKACVRKNENCYNTPGSYVCVCPDGFEETEDACVPPAEAEATERESPTQLPSREDL; the protein is encoded by the exons ATGCGCCTGCCGCGCCGGGCCGCGCTGGGGCTCCTGccgcttctgctgctgctgccgcccgCGCCGGAGGCCGCCAAGAAGCCGACGCCCTGCCACCGTTGCCGGGGGCTGGTGGACAAGTTTAACCAG GGGATGGTGGACACCGCAAAGAAGAACTTTGGCGGCGGGAACACGGCTTGGGAGGAAAAGACGCTGTCCAAGTACGAGTCCAG CGAGATTCGCCTGCTGGAGATCCTGGAAGGGCTGTGTGACAGCAGCGACTTCGAATGCAACCAGATGCTAGAGGCGCAGGAGGAGCACCTGGAGGCCTGGTGGCTGCAGCT GAAGAGCGAATATCCTGACTTATTCGAGTGGTTTTGTGTGAAGACACTGAAAGTGTGCTGCTCTCCAGGAACCTACGGTCCCGACTGTCTCG CATGCCAGGGCGGATCCCAGAGGCCCTGCAGCGGGAATGGCCACTGCAGCGGAGATGGGAGCAGACAGGGCGACGGGTCCTGCCAGTGCCACGTGGGGTACCAGGGCCCGCTGTGCACCGACTGCATGGACGGCTACTTCAGCTCTCTCCGGAACGAGACCCACAGCATCTGCACAG CCTGTGACGAGTCCTGCAAGACATGCTCGGGCCTGACCAACAGAGACTGCGGCGAGTGCGAAGTGGGCTGGGTGCTGGACGAGGGCGCCTGTGTGG AGTGTGACTCCAGCTGTGTGGGCTGCACAGGGGAAGGCCCAGGAAACTGTAAGGAGTGTATCCCTGGCTACGCGAGGGAGCACGGACAGTGTGCAG atgttGATGAGTGCTCACTAGCAGAAAAAGCCTGTGTGAGGAAAAACGAAAACTGCTACAATACTCCAGGGAGCTACGTCTGCGTGTGTCCTGACGGCTTCGAAGAAACGGAAGATGCCTGTGTGCCGCCGGCAGAGGCTG AAGCCACAGAAAGAGAAAGTCCGACACAGCTGCCCTCCCGCGAAGACCTGTAA
- the CRELD2 gene encoding protein disulfide isomerase CRELD2 isoform X3 yields the protein MRLPRRAALGLLPLLLLLPPAPEAAKKPTPCHRCRGLVDKFNQGMVDTAKKNFGGGNTAWEEKTLSKYESSEIRLLEILEGLCDSSDFECNQMLEAQEEHLEAWWLQLKSEYPDLFEWFCVKTLKVCCSPGTYGPDCLACQGGSQRPCSGNGHCSGDGSRQGDGSCQCHVGYQGPLCTDCMDGYFSSLRNETHSICTACDESCKTCSGLTNRDCGECEVGWVLDEGACVDVDECAAETPPCSAVQFCKNANGSYTCEECDSSCVGCTGEGPGNCKECIPGYAREHGQCADVDECSLAEKACVRKNENCYNTPGSYVCVCPDGFEETEDACVPPAEAEATERESPTQLPSREDL from the exons ATGCGCCTGCCGCGCCGGGCCGCGCTGGGGCTCCTGccgcttctgctgctgctgccgcccgCGCCGGAGGCCGCCAAGAAGCCGACGCCCTGCCACCGTTGCCGGGGGCTGGTGGACAAGTTTAACCAG GGGATGGTGGACACCGCAAAGAAGAACTTTGGCGGCGGGAACACGGCTTGGGAGGAAAAGACGCTGTCCAAGTACGAGTCCAG CGAGATTCGCCTGCTGGAGATCCTGGAAGGGCTGTGTGACAGCAGCGACTTCGAATGCAACCAGATGCTAGAGGCGCAGGAGGAGCACCTGGAGGCCTGGTGGCTGCAGCT GAAGAGCGAATATCCTGACTTATTCGAGTGGTTTTGTGTGAAGACACTGAAAGTGTGCTGCTCTCCAGGAACCTACGGTCCCGACTGTCTCG CATGCCAGGGCGGATCCCAGAGGCCCTGCAGCGGGAATGGCCACTGCAGCGGAGATGGGAGCAGACAGGGCGACGGGTCCTGCCAGTGCCACGTGGGGTACCAGGGCCCGCTGTGCACCGACTGCATGGACGGCTACTTCAGCTCTCTCCGGAACGAGACCCACAGCATCTGCACAG CCTGTGACGAGTCCTGCAAGACATGCTCGGGCCTGACCAACAGAGACTGCGGCGAGTGCGAAGTGGGCTGGGTGCTGGACGAGGGCGCCTGTGTGG ATGTGGACGAGTGTGCGGCCGAGACGCCTCCCTGCAGCGCCGTGCAGTTCTGTAAGAACGCCAACGGCTCCTACACGTGCGAAG AGTGTGACTCCAGCTGTGTGGGCTGCACAGGGGAAGGCCCAGGAAACTGTAAGGAGTGTATCCCTGGCTACGCGAGGGAGCACGGACAGTGTGCAG atgttGATGAGTGCTCACTAGCAGAAAAAGCCTGTGTGAGGAAAAACGAAAACTGCTACAATACTCCAGGGAGCTACGTCTGCGTGTGTCCTGACGGCTTCGAAGAAACGGAAGATGCCTGTGTGCCGCCGGCAGAGGCTG AAGCCACAGAAAGAGAAAGTCCGACACAGCTGCCCTCCCGCGAAGACCTGTAA
- the CRELD2 gene encoding protein disulfide isomerase CRELD2 isoform X4, which translates to MRLPRRAALGLLPLLLLLPPAPEAAKKPTPCHRCRGLVDKFNQGMVDTAKKNFGGGNTAWEEKTLSNEIRLLEILEGLCDSSDFECNQMLEAQEEHLEAWWLQLKSEYPDLFEWFCVKTLKVCCSPGTYGPDCLACQGGSQRPCSGNGHCSGDGSRQGDGSCQCHVGYQGPLCTDCMDGYFSSLRNETHSICTACDESCKTCSGLTNRDCGECEVGWVLDEGACVDVDECAAETPPCSAVQFCKNANGSYTCEECDSSCVGCTGEGPGNCKECIPGYAREHGQCADVDECSLAEKACVRKNENCYNTPGSYVCVCPDGFEETEDACVPPAEAEATERESPTQLPSREDL; encoded by the exons ATGCGCCTGCCGCGCCGGGCCGCGCTGGGGCTCCTGccgcttctgctgctgctgccgcccgCGCCGGAGGCCGCCAAGAAGCCGACGCCCTGCCACCGTTGCCGGGGGCTGGTGGACAAGTTTAACCAG GGGATGGTGGACACCGCAAAGAAGAACTTTGGCGGCGGGAACACGGCTTGGGAGGAAAAGACGCTGTCCAA CGAGATTCGCCTGCTGGAGATCCTGGAAGGGCTGTGTGACAGCAGCGACTTCGAATGCAACCAGATGCTAGAGGCGCAGGAGGAGCACCTGGAGGCCTGGTGGCTGCAGCT GAAGAGCGAATATCCTGACTTATTCGAGTGGTTTTGTGTGAAGACACTGAAAGTGTGCTGCTCTCCAGGAACCTACGGTCCCGACTGTCTCG CATGCCAGGGCGGATCCCAGAGGCCCTGCAGCGGGAATGGCCACTGCAGCGGAGATGGGAGCAGACAGGGCGACGGGTCCTGCCAGTGCCACGTGGGGTACCAGGGCCCGCTGTGCACCGACTGCATGGACGGCTACTTCAGCTCTCTCCGGAACGAGACCCACAGCATCTGCACAG CCTGTGACGAGTCCTGCAAGACATGCTCGGGCCTGACCAACAGAGACTGCGGCGAGTGCGAAGTGGGCTGGGTGCTGGACGAGGGCGCCTGTGTGG ATGTGGACGAGTGTGCGGCCGAGACGCCTCCCTGCAGCGCCGTGCAGTTCTGTAAGAACGCCAACGGCTCCTACACGTGCGAAG AGTGTGACTCCAGCTGTGTGGGCTGCACAGGGGAAGGCCCAGGAAACTGTAAGGAGTGTATCCCTGGCTACGCGAGGGAGCACGGACAGTGTGCAG atgttGATGAGTGCTCACTAGCAGAAAAAGCCTGTGTGAGGAAAAACGAAAACTGCTACAATACTCCAGGGAGCTACGTCTGCGTGTGTCCTGACGGCTTCGAAGAAACGGAAGATGCCTGTGTGCCGCCGGCAGAGGCTG AAGCCACAGAAAGAGAAAGTCCGACACAGCTGCCCTCCCGCGAAGACCTGTAA